Proteins encoded by one window of Chryseobacterium sp. POL2:
- a CDS encoding efflux RND transporter periplasmic adaptor subunit codes for MQIKYWIVGLVALCSVVSCNKENTTKKDDVKTVPVLLVKEKDTLVSNQFVTDIQAKKNIEIHSRMSGLMQQIYAHEGQFVKQGQLLFKINDSELQIDLLKADASLKQAQADVRIAEVEVSQLQSLFNKNFVAKNELDMMKAKLTAAQAKRAYADAERKSVLQKLSFTNIRAPFDGVIDVIPFKEGSLVENGSLLTTLSYLDQIYAYFSIPENLYFEFQKTDKLNNANKIELVLPNGAKYDFNGVLKTAEGEIDQATGSIRYKVDFPNPDHLIKHGTSGKLVLSDFQPNAIIIPQKATFSIQDKVYVFVVDQQNKVKMKNITIGNTFRDSYMIDGGLKSGDRIVLEGTQSLRDGQTIRIKS; via the coding sequence ATGCAAATTAAATATTGGATTGTAGGGCTTGTTGCGCTATGTTCCGTCGTGTCTTGTAATAAAGAAAACACCACCAAAAAAGACGATGTTAAAACTGTGCCCGTCTTGCTTGTTAAAGAAAAAGATACTTTGGTGAGCAATCAGTTCGTCACAGATATCCAAGCGAAAAAAAATATCGAAATCCACTCGCGTATGTCGGGACTTATGCAACAAATCTACGCGCACGAAGGTCAGTTTGTTAAGCAAGGACAATTGTTGTTTAAGATTAATGATTCCGAGCTTCAGATCGATTTATTAAAAGCAGATGCAAGCTTGAAGCAAGCTCAAGCCGATGTCAGAATTGCCGAAGTGGAGGTAAGCCAATTACAGTCGTTATTCAATAAAAATTTCGTTGCTAAAAATGAGTTGGATATGATGAAAGCCAAACTTACTGCAGCGCAAGCCAAACGTGCTTATGCAGATGCCGAACGCAAATCTGTTTTGCAAAAGCTGAGTTTTACCAATATCCGCGCACCTTTTGATGGTGTTATCGATGTAATTCCTTTTAAAGAAGGAAGCTTGGTAGAGAATGGGTCTTTGCTAACGACTTTATCATACCTGGATCAGATTTATGCTTATTTTTCGATTCCCGAAAACCTTTATTTTGAATTTCAAAAAACAGATAAACTTAACAACGCCAACAAAATTGAACTGGTTCTTCCAAATGGCGCTAAATATGATTTTAATGGTGTTCTTAAAACTGCCGAAGGCGAGATCGACCAAGCTACAGGATCTATCCGTTACAAAGTGGATTTCCCCAACCCAGATCATTTGATAAAACACGGGACTTCGGGTAAACTTGTACTGTCTGATTTCCAACCAAACGCCATTATTATTCCCCAAAAAGCAACATTTTCTATTCAGGATAAAGTCTATGTTTTTGTAGTGGATCAACAGAATAAAGTCAAGATGAAAAACATCACCATTGGCAATACATTCCGGGATTCTTACATGATTGATGGTGGCCTGAAGTCTGGCGACAGAATTGTTCTGGAAGGGACACAGTCTTTGCGTGATGGTCAGACAATCCGTATTAAATCTTAA
- a CDS encoding efflux RND transporter permease subunit, which produces MVEMFIRRKVLSLVISIVIVLMGLLALLQLPITQFPDIVPPSVTVTAKYTGANAEVSANAVALPLERAINGVPGMTYMSTVTSNDGLTLIQVFFEVGVDPDVAAVNVQNRVTTILDELPEEVIRAGVTTEKEVNSMLMYLNITSTDDSQDEQFIYNFTDINVLQELKRIDGVGRAEIMGQKEYSMRIWLDPQKMTAYKVSAEDVVKALQKQNISAAPGKVGETSGKTTSQLQYVIKYTGKFFEPEQYQQIPIRSDANGTILKLKDIAEVEFGAMNYGMVSKTDGRPSASIMMKQRPGSNASEVIKNVKDKMAELKETSFPPGMEFNMAYDVSRFLDASISAVLITLIEAFILVGIVVFIFLQDWRSTLIPVLAVPVALIGTFAFMQMLDFSINLLTLFALVLAIGIVVDNAIVVVEAVHVKMEEGMAPLHATIEATKEIAGAVIAITIVMSAVFIPVAFLDGPVGVFYRQFSLTLAISIVISGVNALTLTPALCAIILKPHKHDKKKNAVDRFFTKFNIAFEKLTNGYTNLLSKFATRTTVTFGMLFLFIGLMVITARFLPSGFIPMEDQGMAYVNVTTPQGATVERTEKVLDEITTIAKKIDGVENVTTLAGYSIVTEIAGSSYGMAMINLKDWKERNISVDELIAELSAKTKDISDAQIEVFAPPTVPGFGNTSGFELRLLDKSGGSISNTDKITKDFVKKLNEAPELQNNFTSFDATFPQYLITMDYDMAAKKGVSVDNAMSTLQTLLGSYYATNFIRFSQMYKVMVQASPDQRDTPESILQLFVKNDAGEMVPFSTFINIEKVYGPEVLTRYNMYMSAMINGEPAPGYSSGDAIAAVERIAKESLPRGFDIEWSGMTREEILSGNQTFYIFIICLIFVYLLLAAQYESFLLPLPVLLSLPTGIFGSYIALMLVGLENNIYAQVALVMLIGLLAKNAILIVEFAIQRNKEGYDIIPAAIEGARQRLRPILMTSFAFIAGLIPLVIASGAGAIGNRSIGTAAAGGMLIGTIFGLVIIPGLYIFFATLEQKKERKKKQHVQ; this is translated from the coding sequence ATGGTAGAAATGTTTATTAGACGAAAGGTTCTTTCGTTGGTAATTTCGATAGTTATTGTGTTGATGGGACTTTTGGCATTACTACAATTACCGATTACACAATTTCCGGATATTGTTCCGCCTTCCGTTACGGTAACGGCAAAATATACAGGGGCTAATGCCGAAGTATCTGCCAATGCGGTGGCTTTACCTTTGGAACGTGCGATCAACGGTGTGCCGGGCATGACGTATATGTCCACAGTAACTTCTAATGATGGTTTAACATTAATTCAGGTTTTCTTTGAAGTTGGTGTCGATCCCGATGTAGCGGCAGTTAACGTACAAAACCGTGTGACGACCATTTTGGACGAACTTCCCGAAGAAGTTATTCGTGCCGGCGTTACCACAGAAAAAGAAGTTAACAGTATGTTGATGTATCTTAACATCACTTCTACAGACGATAGTCAGGACGAGCAATTTATTTACAACTTTACGGATATTAATGTTTTACAGGAATTAAAACGTATTGATGGCGTTGGGCGTGCCGAAATTATGGGGCAGAAAGAATACTCGATGAGAATTTGGCTAGATCCTCAAAAGATGACGGCGTACAAAGTTTCTGCAGAAGATGTTGTTAAAGCTTTGCAAAAACAAAACATCTCTGCGGCGCCAGGTAAAGTTGGTGAAACTTCTGGTAAAACCACGAGTCAATTGCAATATGTTATCAAATACACAGGGAAATTTTTTGAGCCTGAACAGTATCAACAAATTCCGATTCGCTCGGATGCTAACGGTACGATTTTAAAACTAAAAGATATTGCTGAAGTAGAATTTGGCGCGATGAACTACGGAATGGTTTCCAAAACAGATGGTCGACCTTCGGCTTCTATTATGATGAAACAACGTCCAGGTTCTAATGCTTCCGAAGTTATTAAAAATGTGAAAGACAAAATGGCGGAACTCAAAGAGACCTCTTTTCCGCCAGGTATGGAGTTTAATATGGCTTATGATGTGTCGAGATTTTTGGATGCGTCGATTAGTGCGGTTTTAATTACATTAATAGAAGCCTTTATCCTTGTAGGAATTGTGGTTTTCATTTTCTTACAAGATTGGCGTTCCACTTTAATTCCTGTGCTTGCCGTACCTGTTGCCCTTATCGGGACTTTCGCTTTTATGCAAATGTTAGATTTCTCGATTAATCTTTTGACTTTATTTGCTTTAGTATTAGCCATCGGAATTGTCGTTGATAATGCGATTGTTGTGGTAGAGGCGGTTCACGTAAAAATGGAGGAAGGCATGGCGCCACTTCATGCGACAATAGAAGCGACAAAGGAAATTGCTGGAGCAGTTATTGCGATAACCATTGTAATGTCCGCGGTGTTTATTCCAGTTGCCTTTTTGGATGGTCCCGTGGGAGTATTTTATCGACAATTCTCTTTGACCTTAGCGATTAGTATTGTGATTTCAGGCGTTAATGCGTTAACACTAACGCCAGCCTTGTGTGCCATTATTCTTAAACCGCATAAGCATGATAAAAAGAAAAATGCAGTTGACAGATTCTTTACCAAATTCAATATAGCTTTTGAAAAATTAACCAATGGCTACACCAATCTTTTATCCAAATTTGCGACAAGAACAACAGTTACGTTCGGAATGCTGTTTTTATTTATTGGATTAATGGTCATTACCGCACGTTTTTTACCATCTGGATTTATTCCAATGGAAGATCAAGGGATGGCTTATGTCAATGTTACGACACCACAAGGTGCCACTGTTGAGCGTACCGAAAAAGTTTTGGACGAAATTACAACGATTGCTAAAAAAATTGATGGTGTCGAAAACGTGACGACTTTGGCTGGTTATAGTATTGTTACTGAAATTGCTGGCTCTAGCTACGGTATGGCAATGATTAACCTTAAGGATTGGAAAGAACGAAACATTTCTGTTGACGAGCTTATCGCTGAATTATCAGCAAAAACGAAAGATATCTCAGACGCGCAAATTGAAGTTTTCGCGCCGCCAACAGTTCCTGGATTTGGTAACACGAGTGGTTTCGAACTTCGTCTTTTGGATAAGTCGGGTGGAAGTATCAGCAATACTGATAAAATCACCAAAGACTTTGTTAAAAAACTGAATGAAGCGCCTGAGCTACAGAATAACTTTACAAGTTTTGATGCTACTTTTCCGCAGTATTTAATTACAATGGATTATGATATGGCCGCGAAAAAAGGTGTTTCGGTTGATAATGCTATGTCAACTTTGCAGACTTTATTGGGCTCTTATTACGCGACCAATTTTATTCGATTTAGTCAAATGTATAAAGTGATGGTACAGGCGAGTCCAGATCAAAGAGATACGCCAGAAAGTATTTTGCAACTTTTCGTTAAAAATGATGCTGGCGAAATGGTGCCATTTTCAACATTTATTAACATCGAAAAAGTATATGGTCCAGAGGTTTTGACGCGATATAATATGTATATGTCTGCTATGATTAATGGAGAACCAGCACCTGGTTATAGTTCTGGCGATGCCATCGCTGCAGTGGAGAGAATTGCGAAAGAAAGCTTGCCGAGAGGTTTTGATATCGAATGGTCGGGGATGACTAGAGAAGAAATTTTATCAGGAAATCAAACCTTTTATATTTTCATCATTTGTTTAATATTCGTGTACTTGCTTTTAGCGGCACAATACGAAAGCTTCTTATTGCCTTTGCCAGTTCTGTTAAGTTTGCCAACAGGGATTTTTGGCTCTTATATCGCTTTGATGTTGGTTGGTTTAGAAAATAATATTTATGCTCAAGTAGCACTTGTCATGCTTATCGGTCTCCTTGCGAAAAATGCCATTTTGATTGTTGAGTTTGCGATACAGCGTAACAAAGAAGGTTATGACATTATTCCAGCAGCTATCGAAGGAGCGCGTCAACGTCTCCGTCCAATTTTGATGACCTCATTTGCGTTTATTGCGGGACTTATTCCGTTGGTGATAGCTTCTGGGGCAGGCGCCATTGGTAACCGCTCGATTGGTACGGCCGCAGCGGGAGGCATGTTGATTGGGACCATTTTCGGATTGGTAATTATTCCTGGTCTTTACATCTTCTTTGCAACACTTGAACAAAAGAAAGAACGAAAAAAGAAACAACATGTACAATAA
- a CDS encoding TolC family protein — MYNKQLKYITLGIATFFLVSCATPQVTELKKAKEIPAQISENSIPLNVNEQVGLRSYFKDPELLNLFDEVAKANPDFQMAQQRVEIANSFLQRSKMSLLPSLEIGAIVSGDHYGKYTMEGVGNYDTNLSPNVADNQKINRDITPNYWLGARSSWEIDAWGKLKNQKLAAQKRYLASSEGLKLIQVELFTDIANLYYQLVSLDVKLKIYQENYRLQQRAYEIVSAQREVGKATELAVQQFRAQNNNWLAEIEHIKAEIVAVEQAITTLTGRYGGEVKRGVKLLSTNMELLNRAIDVNTVIHSRPDVIATYYVLEASQADAKAARAAFYPKLDLSAGLGFNSFSAETFFKPSSLAGQLLGGFMVPIFNKGQLKHDFNVANKEQEIAFISYQKSVTTAYNELQAILKQTEIFQKVLKLKADEVKHLDNAIEVSNDLYLTGYANYMELISSQKSKLNAELDLLEFHFQNTKNNVLLFKALGGKLEY; from the coding sequence ATGTACAATAAACAATTAAAATATATAACATTAGGAATTGCAACTTTTTTTTTGGTGTCTTGTGCTACACCGCAAGTTACAGAGCTGAAAAAGGCCAAAGAGATACCTGCGCAGATTAGTGAAAATTCGATTCCACTTAATGTTAATGAACAAGTTGGGCTGCGATCTTATTTTAAAGATCCCGAATTGTTAAATCTTTTTGATGAGGTAGCGAAAGCTAATCCGGATTTCCAAATGGCGCAACAGCGTGTGGAAATTGCTAATAGTTTTTTACAAAGATCCAAGATGTCCTTGTTGCCTTCTTTGGAAATTGGCGCAATAGTAAGTGGCGATCATTACGGAAAATATACGATGGAAGGAGTCGGAAATTACGACACCAACTTGTCGCCAAATGTTGCTGATAATCAAAAAATCAATCGTGATATAACACCCAATTATTGGTTGGGTGCGCGCTCTTCGTGGGAAATCGATGCTTGGGGAAAACTTAAAAATCAAAAACTAGCGGCACAAAAAAGATATTTAGCGTCATCCGAAGGACTCAAACTAATTCAGGTAGAGTTGTTTACGGATATTGCCAATCTTTATTATCAATTGGTTTCTTTGGATGTCAAATTGAAAATTTATCAGGAAAATTATAGACTTCAACAGCGTGCTTACGAAATAGTTTCTGCACAACGCGAAGTCGGAAAAGCTACAGAATTGGCAGTGCAACAATTCCGAGCGCAAAATAACAATTGGCTTGCAGAGATTGAACATATAAAAGCCGAAATAGTTGCAGTAGAACAGGCGATTACTACATTGACAGGACGTTATGGTGGCGAAGTGAAACGCGGTGTAAAACTGCTTTCAACCAATATGGAACTTCTTAATCGTGCTATTGATGTTAATACGGTTATCCATTCCAGACCCGATGTTATCGCTACCTATTATGTTTTGGAAGCGTCACAAGCGGATGCCAAAGCAGCACGAGCGGCTTTTTATCCAAAACTGGATTTGAGTGCGGGCCTAGGATTTAATTCTTTTTCGGCGGAAACTTTTTTTAAACCAAGTTCTCTTGCTGGGCAATTGTTGGGTGGTTTTATGGTGCCTATTTTCAATAAAGGTCAATTAAAACACGATTTTAATGTGGCAAATAAAGAACAGGAAATCGCTTTTATCAGCTATCAAAAAAGTGTGACAACAGCTTATAATGAGCTGCAAGCTATTTTGAAACAAACGGAAATTTTCCAAAAAGTTTTGAAATTAAAAGCCGATGAGGTTAAGCATCTTGATAATGCGATAGAAGTGTCGAATGACTTGTATCTTACAGGTTATGCTAATTATATGGAATTAATTAGTTCTCAAAAAAGTAAACTCAATGCGGAATTGGACTTGTTGGAGTTTCATTTCCAGAATACCAAGAATAATGTTCTTCTTTTCAAAGCCTTAGGCGGAAAGTTAGAATATTAA
- a CDS encoding pirin family protein, whose translation MSNIGIIVPERAADIGNFMVGRLLPFIEKRSVGPFVFIDHMGPAELKDYQNLDVPPHPHIGLSTLTYLFEGSIFHRDSIGSAVEIQPGAVNWMTAGKGVVHSERTPEYLRHTDKKLHGLQIWVALPKDLEQSEPSFHHIEAKDIPTWEEDGLKIKLIAGKAFHKESPVPVHSPLYFIEIINDSNETKELKIGEHLYGESALYILEGQIKNDGNVYDPKQILIAKDMKLCAFEMAPHTTVYIFGGEAFPEERYIHWNFVSSSKDIIEQAKHDWKDQKFPKVPGETKFVPLPASSLK comes from the coding sequence ATGTCAAATATTGGAATTATTGTCCCAGAAAGAGCTGCAGATATTGGAAACTTCATGGTTGGTAGGCTTCTGCCTTTTATCGAAAAACGATCTGTTGGACCTTTTGTTTTCATCGATCACATGGGGCCAGCCGAGCTGAAAGATTATCAAAATCTTGATGTTCCACCACATCCACATATCGGATTGTCCACGCTAACTTACCTTTTCGAAGGTTCTATTTTTCATCGTGACAGCATCGGTTCGGCAGTGGAAATACAGCCTGGCGCAGTCAATTGGATGACGGCTGGCAAAGGCGTTGTACATTCGGAAAGAACTCCAGAATATCTCCGCCATACCGATAAAAAACTTCATGGATTGCAAATTTGGGTTGCCTTGCCAAAAGATTTGGAACAGTCAGAGCCTAGTTTTCACCACATCGAAGCAAAGGACATCCCAACTTGGGAAGAAGATGGTCTAAAAATAAAACTGATTGCTGGCAAAGCTTTTCATAAAGAATCTCCAGTGCCTGTCCACAGTCCTTTGTATTTTATTGAAATCATTAATGATTCTAACGAAACTAAAGAGTTAAAAATTGGAGAACATCTTTATGGTGAAAGTGCACTTTATATTTTGGAGGGACAAATTAAGAATGACGGAAATGTTTACGATCCAAAGCAAATTTTGATAGCAAAAGATATGAAACTCTGTGCATTTGAGATGGCACCACATACGACGGTTTATATTTTTGGAGGCGAGGCTTTTCCTGAAGAACGTTATATACATTGGAATTTTGTGAGCTCTAGCAAAGATATTATTGAACAGGCTAAACATGACTGGAAAGATCAAAAGTTCCCGAAAGTTCCTGGAGAAACGAAGTTTGTGCCGTTGCCAGCATCGTCTTTGAAATAG
- a CDS encoding alpha-amylase family glycosyl hydrolase — protein sequence MAQPPDWKHITNIYEINIRQYSKEGTLKAVEKDLPRLKAMGITTIWLMPITPIAQQNKKGSLGSPYAAQDYTSINPEFGNLQDFKDIVNKAHSLGLNVIIDWVANHTGWDHNWTKTNPEFYLKDRDGKFHIAEGMDDIIELDFKNPNMRQAMIDAMKYWVRETNIDGFRCDLASWVEVDFWQQARPEVEKLKPLFWLGEFDELGTPEYGKVFDASYSWKWMHLTKDFYQKKASLQDLKNLLQHYSNIGDQSMRAWFTTNHDENTWNGTEYEKYGNLAPALAVFSVTWNGVPLLYNGQELPLKTKRLAFFEKDTIPWTEQNALKDFYKTLLNLKSENPALRGGDSNATTHWIETSADDKVMAYLRKNGDREVVVFLNMSDNDVDFNIHSKDVEGQYKNVFTQSPQALMDDSRFTLKTYDYLVFEK from the coding sequence ATGGCGCAACCACCAGACTGGAAACATATTACCAATATCTACGAAATCAATATACGGCAATATTCTAAAGAAGGAACTTTAAAAGCGGTGGAAAAAGATCTTCCGCGTCTCAAAGCTATGGGCATTACAACAATTTGGTTGATGCCCATTACGCCGATTGCGCAACAAAACAAAAAAGGAAGTCTTGGAAGTCCTTATGCGGCACAAGATTACACCAGCATCAATCCAGAATTCGGGAACTTACAGGATTTCAAAGACATTGTAAACAAAGCGCATTCTTTAGGATTAAATGTTATCATAGATTGGGTTGCCAATCATACAGGTTGGGACCACAATTGGACCAAGACCAATCCAGAATTTTACCTAAAAGATCGCGATGGAAAATTCCATATTGCCGAAGGCATGGACGATATCATCGAACTCGATTTTAAAAATCCAAACATGCGTCAAGCGATGATCGACGCGATGAAATATTGGGTTAGAGAAACAAATATCGACGGCTTCCGTTGCGACCTTGCTAGTTGGGTAGAAGTTGACTTTTGGCAACAAGCACGTCCAGAGGTTGAAAAATTAAAACCATTATTTTGGTTGGGCGAGTTTGACGAACTGGGCACGCCAGAATACGGAAAAGTTTTTGACGCCAGCTATTCCTGGAAATGGATGCATCTAACCAAAGATTTTTATCAAAAAAAGGCATCCCTTCAGGATCTTAAAAATCTTCTTCAACATTATTCTAACATCGGAGATCAATCGATGAGAGCTTGGTTCACGACCAATCACGATGAAAATACTTGGAACGGCACCGAATATGAAAAATATGGCAATCTCGCTCCTGCGCTAGCTGTTTTTTCTGTCACTTGGAATGGCGTTCCTTTATTATATAATGGGCAAGAACTTCCCTTGAAAACCAAACGTCTTGCATTTTTCGAAAAAGATACAATCCCTTGGACTGAGCAAAACGCGTTGAAGGATTTTTATAAAACTTTATTAAATTTAAAATCCGAAAACCCTGCACTACGCGGTGGAGATTCTAACGCTACCACCCATTGGATAGAAACTTCTGCAGACGACAAAGTCATGGCTTATCTTCGAAAAAATGGCGATAGAGAAGTTGTAGTATTTTTAAATATGTCTGATAATGATGTTGACTTTAACATCCACTCAAAAGACGTTGAAGGTCAGTACAAAAATGTCTTTACACAATCACCACAAGCCTTAATGGATGATAGCAGATTTACGCTAAAAACTTATGATTACTTGGTTTTTGAGAAATAG
- a CDS encoding plasmid pRiA4b ORF-3 family protein, which produces MVYKIRVILDAKESIFRDIEIKDKQTLWNLHLGIKSAFSLPGDELSSFYFSDEDWSEGRAVPLEDMSDDGDGEIMSDVYVNEGFSQKGDKMRFQYGFLDLWEFFCELVDVIDEKPAVNYPITAYRFGNVPLKAPSKNAASGGSSKKSTMPLMDDDFGFEDDFKSVDFDDDDFDDEEEEEGYNDDVFDDDED; this is translated from the coding sequence ATGGTTTACAAAATTAGAGTTATTCTAGACGCCAAAGAAAGCATCTTTAGAGACATCGAAATCAAAGACAAACAAACTTTATGGAATTTGCATTTGGGCATCAAAAGTGCCTTTAGTCTTCCTGGAGATGAACTTTCTAGTTTTTATTTTTCTGATGAAGATTGGTCAGAAGGGCGTGCTGTACCGCTAGAAGATATGAGCGATGACGGCGATGGAGAAATTATGTCTGACGTATATGTTAACGAAGGCTTTTCGCAAAAAGGTGACAAGATGAGATTCCAGTACGGATTCTTAGATCTTTGGGAGTTTTTCTGCGAATTGGTCGATGTTATTGACGAAAAACCAGCTGTTAATTATCCTATTACCGCTTATCGTTTCGGAAATGTCCCATTGAAAGCGCCGAGCAAAAATGCGGCTTCTGGAGGCAGTTCAAAAAAATCGACAATGCCACTTATGGATGATGATTTTGGATTCGAAGATGATTTCAAATCTGTTGATTTTGATGATGACGATTTTGACGACGAAGAGGAAGAAGAAGGCTACAATGATGATGTCTTCGATGATGATGAAGATTAA
- a CDS encoding sensor histidine kinase, translated as MKINWVSALASFVLVAVIGIVVIIFQTKTHDQYFKTRDFNIFIIFTLTLILVLNYYILEFLFNYNSKKQIRRIKKILPDNIVLDHEPDLSLRELGERVSLMSSKNDVEMDMMKEMEHFRKEYVGNVSHELKTPLFSIQGYVATLLDGGVEDLNVRDKYLQRIENSVERLLNIVQDLDMINRFEAGQIELNLTSFDINALIEEVFDLLDLEADRHQMKLELQTTQKKLMVHADKNKISQVFTNLISNAIKYANREGAHINVTTKEEAMHVVIIVEDNGMGIRPENLARIFERFYRVESSRNRKDGGSGLGLAIVKHILEAHHQNITVESAYLSGTKFKFRLEKIAL; from the coding sequence TTGAAAATAAATTGGGTATCCGCCTTAGCTTCCTTCGTTTTGGTAGCGGTTATTGGCATTGTTGTTATTATTTTCCAAACCAAAACCCACGACCAATATTTCAAAACACGAGATTTTAACATCTTCATTATTTTCACGCTGACTTTAATATTGGTACTCAATTATTATATCCTTGAATTTTTATTTAATTATAATAGTAAAAAACAAATTAGACGGATAAAAAAAATACTTCCTGACAATATTGTTTTGGATCACGAACCCGATTTGAGCTTACGAGAGCTAGGAGAACGTGTCTCTTTGATGAGTTCCAAAAACGATGTAGAAATGGATATGATGAAGGAAATGGAACATTTCCGAAAAGAATATGTCGGCAATGTTTCTCATGAACTGAAAACACCCTTATTCTCCATACAAGGTTATGTAGCGACCTTGTTGGACGGCGGTGTGGAGGACCTTAACGTGCGCGACAAATACCTCCAACGCATCGAAAACTCAGTCGAAAGGTTGCTCAACATTGTCCAGGATTTGGATATGATTAACCGCTTTGAAGCGGGACAAATTGAATTAAATTTAACCTCTTTTGACATCAATGCATTAATAGAAGAAGTTTTTGACCTTCTCGATTTGGAAGCCGACCGTCACCAAATGAAGTTGGAATTGCAAACGACGCAGAAGAAACTAATGGTCCACGCCGACAAAAACAAAATATCGCAAGTCTTTACCAACCTTATTTCCAATGCTATAAAATATGCCAACCGCGAAGGCGCCCACATCAACGTAACCACCAAGGAAGAAGCCATGCATGTCGTTATTATCGTTGAAGACAACGGAATGGGAATAAGACCTGAAAATCTTGCCAGAATTTTTGAACGTTTTTATCGCGTAGAATCTAGTAGAAATCGCAAAGACGGCGGATCCGGACTAGGACTTGCCATTGTGAAACACATTCTGGAAGCGCATCACCAAAACATTACTGTAGAAAGCGCTTATCTAAGTGGTACAAAATTTAAGTTCAGATTAGAAAAAATTGCTTTGTAA
- a CDS encoding response regulator transcription factor, whose product MNRKKILLVDDEQDILEMLSYNLEKEGYLVHTASNGQEGISKAKEIVPDLILLDVMMPEKDGIETCQEMRQIKELQKTLIVFLSARSEEFSQLAGYQAGANDYIVKVIKPKVLVSKVAALLQLGAKANENTNYIALGDLIIDKDNFKVSKGQEEFLLPKKEFDLLFLLASNTDKVFKREEILEKVWGNDVIVGERTIDVHIRRLREKLGINSIQTLKGIGYKLVV is encoded by the coding sequence ATGAATCGTAAAAAAATCCTTTTGGTTGACGATGAACAGGACATTCTAGAAATGTTATCCTATAACTTAGAAAAAGAAGGTTACCTAGTCCACACCGCATCCAATGGGCAAGAAGGCATTAGCAAAGCTAAAGAAATTGTTCCGGATCTTATTCTTCTCGATGTGATGATGCCTGAGAAAGACGGTATCGAAACCTGTCAGGAAATGCGCCAAATAAAAGAATTACAAAAGACTTTAATTGTTTTCTTATCTGCTAGAAGCGAAGAGTTTTCGCAACTCGCTGGTTACCAAGCTGGTGCTAACGATTATATCGTTAAAGTTATAAAACCTAAAGTTTTGGTATCGAAAGTCGCTGCCCTTCTACAACTAGGCGCAAAAGCTAATGAAAACACCAATTATATTGCATTAGGCGATCTCATTATTGATAAAGATAATTTTAAAGTTAGCAAAGGTCAGGAAGAGTTTTTACTCCCAAAAAAAGAGTTCGATCTTTTATTTTTATTGGCATCAAATACGGACAAAGTTTTCAAAAGAGAAGAAATTTTGGAAAAAGTCTGGGGTAACGATGTTATTGTCGGCGAGCGCACCATCGATGTTCACATCCGACGACTTCGCGAAAAGCTAGGTATCAACAGCATACAAACCCTAAAAGGTATAGGATACAAATTGGTTGTTTAA